In one window of Erinaceus europaeus chromosome 17, mEriEur2.1, whole genome shotgun sequence DNA:
- the LOC103116487 gene encoding pepsin A translates to MKWLLLLSLVALSECLIYKVPLVRKKSLRQNLKEHGLLEDFLKTHRLNPACKYFPELADSTLATQPLVNYMDLEYFGTIGIGTPAQEFTVIFDTGSSNLWVPSVYCSSPACSNHHRFNPQQSSTFQATSQELSVAYGTGSMTGILGYDTVQVAGIADTNQIFGLSETEPGSFLYYAPFDGILGLAYPNIAASGATPVFDNMWNQGLVSQDLFSVYLSGNDQSGSVVMFGGIDSSYFTGSLNWVPVTAQGYWQITVDSITMNGQPIACSSGCQAIVDTGTSLLSGPTNAIANIQSAIGASQDTYGQMVVSCSALSSLPDIVFTINGIQYPLPPSAYILQTQQGCSSGFQGMNLPTQSGELWILGDVFIRQYFAVFDRANNQVGLAPVA, encoded by the exons ggTCCCCCTGGTAAGGAAGAAGTCCCTGAGGCAGAACCTGAAGGAGCATGGCCTACTGGAGGACTTCCTGAAGACACACAGACTGAACCCGGCCTGCAAGTACTTCCCCGAACTGGCAGACAGCACGCTGGCCACCCAGCCACTGGTCAACTACATGGAT CTGGAGTACTTTGGCACCATCGGCATCGGGACCCCTGCTCAGGAGTTCACCGTCATCTTTGACACCGGCTCCTCCAACCTGTGGGTGCCCTCTGTCTACTGCTCCAGCCCTGCCTGCT CCAACCACCACCGCTTCAACCCCCAGCAGTCCTCCACCTTCCAGGCCACCAGCCAGGAGCTGTCTGTCGCCTATGGCACCGGGAGCATGACCGGCATCCTGGGCTATGACACCGTGCAG GTGGCCGGCATCGCTGACACCAACCAGATCTTCGGGCTGAGCGAGACAGAGCCCGGCTCCTTCCTCTACTACGCCCCCTTCGACGGCATCCTGGGCCTGGCCTACCCCAACATCGCCGCTTCTGGGGCCACCCCTGTCTTTGACAACATGTGGAACCAGGGCCTGGTGTCTCAGGACCTATTCTCCGTCTACCTGAGCGG caATGACCAGAGTGGCAGCGTGGTGATGTTTGGGGGCATCGACTCCTCCTACTTCACCGGGAGCCTGAACTGGGTGCCCGTCACTGCCCAGGGCTACTGGCAGATCACCGTGGACAG catcaccatgaaTGGGCAGCCCATCGCCTGCAGCAGTGGCTGCCAGGCCATCGTGGACACTGGCACCTCCCTGCTGTCCGGCCCCACCAACGCCATCGCCAACATCCAGAGTGCCATTGGAGCCAGCCAGGACACCTATGGCCAG atggtggTGAGCTGCTCGGCCCTCAGCAGCCTGCCTGACATCGTCTTCACCATCAATGGCATCCAGTACCCTCTGCCCCCCAGCGCCTacatcctgcag ACCCAGCAGGGCTGCTCCAGCGGCTTCCAGGGCATGAACCTGCCCACCCAGTCTGGGGAGCTCTGGATCCTGGGTGACGTCTTCATCCGCCAGTACTTTGCTGTCTTCGACAGGGCCAACAACCAGGTGGGCCTGGCCCCTGTGGCCTAA